A genome region from Phaenicophaeus curvirostris isolate KB17595 chromosome 10, BPBGC_Pcur_1.0, whole genome shotgun sequence includes the following:
- the RNF228 gene encoding RING finger protein 228, whose product MAEPVQGVRREDAASCEDYECKICYNYFDLERRAPKLLECLHTFCQECLSQLHLRAALQPPSSSSDPGAGSLACPLCRHRTPLPDHRVHRLPVNTKLAAACPPQLRARDPVPQDRLPPLPPPRHHREEPPPPPPPPPPPPASPAAPGSGRCESCQSCKRAALSAGCVCVVVSFLSMVVLLFTGLIFVNQYGGGAGGGPGAPSPVGPICLSAASVLALFSVVVTWLVCWIKYRPAAAATGSASARGPGRARRS is encoded by the coding sequence ATGGCCGAGCCGGTGCAGGGCGTGCGGCGGGAGGATGCTGCCAGCTGCGAGGACTACGAGTGCAAGATCTGTTACAACTACTTCGACCTGGAGCGGCGGGCGCCCAAGCTGCTCGAGTGCCTGCACACCTTCTGCCAGGAGTGCCTGAGCCAGCTGCACCTGCGGGCAGCGCTGCAgccgccttcctcctcctcggaCCCCGGCGCCGGCTCCCTCGCCTGCCCGCTGTGCCGGCACCGCACGCCGCTCCCCGACCACCGCGTGCACCGCCTGCCCGTCAACACGAAGCTGGCGGCCGCCTGCCCTCCGCAGCTGCGGGCCCGCGACCCGGTGCCGCAGGACCGgctgccgccgctgccgccgccccgGCATCACCGGGAGGAGCCGccaccgcctcctcctcctccgccgccgccccccgccagccccgccgcccccgggagCGGCCGCTGCGAGAGCTGCCAGAGCTGCAAGCGGGCGGCGCTGAGCGCGGGCTGCGTGTGCGTCGTGGTGTCCTTCCTCTCCATGGTGGTGCTGCTCTTCACCGGCCTCATCTTCGTCAACCAGTACGGCGGGGGAGCCGGTGGGGGGCCCGGCGCGCCCTCGCCCGTGGGGCCCATTTGCCTCTCTGCCGCCAGCGTCCTCGCGCTCTTCTCCGTCGTGGTCACGTGGCTCGTCTGCTGGATCAAGTACCGGCCCGCGGCGGCGGCCACCGGCAGCGCCAGCGCGCGGGGACCCGGCCGCGCCCGCCGCAGCTAG